Part of the Spirochaeta lutea genome is shown below.
GTAATCCCTTTGCCAGCGGCGAGACCGCGGGAACCATGGACTTTGCGGCCCTGGGCTATGTCCTGGCTCTGGGGGTCTTTCGAGCCGAGAGTGTGATGGCGCGGCTGTCCCTGGCCTTTATAGGCGCAATGATCGGTACAAGTATTTTTTTCCTGCTTCTGCGGCGTTTAGGGCGGAACTCTGTGCTCCATGTTCCCCTCTTGGGGATTATGCTGGGCTTCTTGGTGAACGGCCTAACCCAGATCCTGGCCTACCGTTTTGACCTGCTCCAGGGGCTCTCCAGCTGGATGTTCGCGGATTTCTCCCTGGTTATTGCCGGTCGGTACGAGTTTCTGTTCCTGGTGGTACCTGTGGTCGCAGGCACCTGGATCATGGGGCATCACCTGACCATCGCCGGTCTAGGAGAGGATATGGCAACGAACCTAGGGAGCAATTTCCGGCTTACCAGGAATCTGGGACTGGTCGTAGTGTCGATAATGAGTGCCCTGGTGGTGGTTATTGCCGGTCGAATCCCCTTTTTGGGACTCATCGTACCGAATCTGATTCTCCGGGGTGTGTCGGATAATGTCCGGGCGGTTCTTCCCTTAACCGCCCTCTCCGGCGCCGTTCTGCTTTTGATTTCGGATATCAGCGGAAGACTCATCATCCAGCCCTATGAAATTCCTGTCGGTTTGACCATGGGTGTAGTCGGCGGCGGGGTGTTCCTCGTAATGCTCTCCCGCTGGAGAGGCAGGCAGTATGGCTGAGATCACCCTTGCCCCCGGAAAAGAGGGGAAGTCCAAGCTGACCAAGGGGCTCAGCCGGCTGGGCTCACCGGCGGTTCTAGCCGGTTTATTGCTAGTTCTGGTGGGGTGGTTCCTGGTAGACGGTCTGGACGGGTCTACCTGGCGCTACTTTCTCCAGCGAAGGCTTCCGATGGTCGGGGCTATCGTATTGGCGTCTTGGTGTTCTGCAGCTGCTACCTTGATGCTTCAAACCGCCGGGGCCAACCCCATCCTATCCCCGGGTATTCTCGGCATCGACGCCTGGTACATCCTCATCCAGAGTCTGGCTGTGTTCTTCTTTTCCAGCGATGCCTGGATTATTCAGTCCCCCTTGCTTAACCTCGCCGTGACTCTTCCATTAATGCTGGTATACAGCACAATCCTGTTCAGCCGGATTCGCAGTACCAGGGGTGGAATGCAGCTACTATTGATCCAAGGGATTATCATGGCAGGATTTCTTTCCAGTGTAACTAATTACCTGCAAAAGATAATCGATCCCAACGAGTTTTCCCTGATTCAGACCCGGCTCTTTGCCTCGGTGACCAACATCCACGGGCCGACCCTCTTGGCCGCCCTTCCCATCTTCATCCTCTTACTGGCGGTGACTGCTGCCAAACACCGAACCCTGGATGTGCTGCTACTCGGCCGGGATCAAAGCATCAACCTCGGGTTATCCTACGGCAGGGAGCTATTTGTGGTGCTCTCTCTTGTCAGCGGGTTCACCGCCCTTTCAACCGCTGTTATCGGTCCCCTGCCCTTCCTCGGTCTGGTCGCTGTAACCCTGGCCAGGCGGACATCCCGGGGCTACACCCACCGGGAGCTGCTGATCCGCTCCATGCTCATCTCCGCCCTAGTTATGATGGCTGGCCATCTCCTGCTTACCAAGGTTATGGGTGGAGTCATCCCCCTACCCCCGATGCTGAACGTCTTTGGCGGCGGGGTATTTCTGCTGCTACTTATCAGGAGGCCCATGTTTGATTGAGGTACAATCCATTTACAAATCCTACGGCGCCCTGCCAGTCCTGGAGGGGATCTCTACCCGATTCTCCCCGGGCACCATCAGTACGATTTTAGGTTCTAACGGTGCGGGTAAGAGCACCTTATTAAACATCATGGGCCGCCTGCTTTCCCTTGACCGGGGATCTATTCTCTTGAAAGGTCAGGATATCTCCCAGGTATCTGCCAAGGAGCTGGCCAGAACCATGGCGATTCTGAAACAGAATACCCAGGTCCAAGCCCGGCTCACAGTCCGCGAACTGGTTGAATTCGGACGCTTTCCCCACAGCCAGGGGCGGATAACCCCGAGAGATAGCCATGCCATTGATCATGCCCTGGAGTTTACAGCCCTGGAGGACATCCAAGGCCGTCTAATCCAGGAACTCAGCGGCGGCCAACGGCAGCGGGCCTTCATCGCCATGGTCATAGCCCAGGAGAGCCCCCTCATTCTCCTGGACGAACCCCTAAACAGCCTGGACCTTCGCCACGGGGTCCAGATTCTTGAGCTGCTCCAGCGCCTCCGGGACGAACAGGGTAAGACCATTATCATGGTTCTCCATGATCTGAATCTTGCTCTGCATTTTTCCGACCACATCCTCGCACTCAGCCAAGGAACTATTTCCTTCGAAGGCCATCCCGAGGATTTCGCCAGGAACGACCGCTTACAACCGGTATTCGGCTTGGAATTCGACTTCCTGCCCTACAAACGGAGAACCCTATGTCTGCATTACTAAACACATCCCCGGACCCAACCCCGGATTCGAAAAAGAGCCATGTTCCCAAGGACGGGGGACACGGCAACGCACATCCGCCTTGGCTTCACACCCTCAAAGTCTCAGCAATCCGCCACGAATTTGACGACACCTGGTCGTATTTCTTGGAACTGCCCCCGGAAAAGAACCCGGCCCTTACATTTATTCCCGGACAGTTCATCCATCTGGTAGCCCCCGGGGCCCCGGTGAGTAAGCCCACCGTCCGCCACATGTCCATCGCCAGCATCCCTGAGGACGGCCACCTGCGTATTGCCATGAGTCTGGCATCCGGCAGTCCGTACAAACAGGCATTTCGGTCCTTAAGGCCCGGACAGTACCTTCAGGTATTCGGCATTACTGGAAGCTTCTCCCTGGCTTCCCTCCCGGAAAAGACCCCTCTGGTCTTCATCGCCGGGGGAATCGGTATAACCCCCATCATGAGCCTGATGCGCCACATCGCAGATAAACAGCTCAATCATCCCTGGGGCCTCATCCATGTGGCAAATACCCACCTATTTAGGTCCGAGATTGATCAGCTCTTCCCGGAAAACCCCAGAATTTACTGTTCCCGGCATGGCATAGACTCTGCCCTGGATAGCCCCGGATTGCCGGCCAGAGAGGCAGAGGAAAGACCCCAGATCGGAACCCCTCCCCCGGGGCAGGGACACAGAACCTTCGAGGTTCAATCAACCCAGTATTTTCTCTGCGGATCGGGAGGATTTCTGGCGAGTATAACCCGGAAGCTGCTGGACCGGGGTATTCCCCCGGAATCCATCCGTACAGAAGATTTTGATCACTAGGCCGGGAATAGGGGCTGGCACGGTGTATAACGGTGGGTTAGAGGCTGTAACCCTTCACCGCGGCGACACTACCAACCGCCACGCCTACACCGGAGGGGAATCCCGGTAAGAACCCCCTACTTAGCGATATTCCGAGGAGCACCTCAGTTAACATCAAAGAAGGGGATGTACAGCCCCAAGCCCAGGCCGAAATGGTAAAAGGCATTCCCCTGGCCGTCGGAGATCAACGGGGTGTACTGAACATAGGGTCCTACGGAAATGAGTACACTGGGTCCCCAGGGTGCGATGACCATCCCCAGCTGGCCGCCGATGGTGAAGGCATTCCGCCAGGTCACCTGATTCAGGGACAGGGCAGTTTCCTCAACAAATATGTATTGCCCCAGGTCGAAGAAATAGAGCATTGAATGGAATCCTACCCCGGGGGTAACCTCGGGCATCCATTGCAGGGCTAATCCCACGGGCAGCCATGCCCCGGCGCTCCAGGCTGCGGTTTCAAGGGTTTTTGTTGCAACGTTTTGCAGTCCCGTAAAAACACCCACATTCCCGCCCAGGGAGAGAATATACTCACCCGTCCTGGCGGTACGGTCGGTTACCGCTTGAATAAGGGTATCCAGAGAGGCCTGACGGATCTCCGCCAATTCGCCGGAGGCCTTGTCTCGGTATTTTTCATTCTCGGGATCGTAGGTTTCCAGATAAATTGAAATGGTGGAAAGAAGAGCAGATCCCTTCTTTATGGCGACGGCATTCTCCGGGATGGTAGAAATACCCTCTTCTAGGCTGGTAAAAAGAGCAGTCACACTATCAATATTGTTTAAGATAAAATCGGTCATGGTATAGACAGCCAGGGAGAAGTTTCCATTTTTTACATAGCTTAGGGTATGCTCGAAGAACCGCAAGAACTGGGGATAATTCGCCAGATACCGCCGGCTTCGTATGCTTAACCTGGTAATAGAATCCTCCAATGAGACATCCCGTTGTATATCGTGGATCATCGGAATCAACGAGGAGATGTCAAACAGCAGTCGGAGAATGTCTTCCTCGGGAATGACCGTTTCGGTTCCGGGAATTATTACCGACCTCAGATCGCTTCTGATCTGATCGAGCTTGGTCTTAAGTACGGGCCGGACAGCCCCCAGGGTTGTGAGTCCATTCCGAAATCTGGCCATGGCGGCGCGGTAGGTCTGAACAAAAACCGTGGTTTCGCCCCCTTCTCCTGCGACTTCCTGAACAGCCAGGCCCAGATAATCCTCCTCATTCAAGAGGATGTAGAGCTGATCGACGATCAATGAAAGCATAAAGGTGAATTCATCATCCAAATCCTCGGACCCCGATCGTAGGATGCTCTGAATCTTTGCAAAACCTGCATACAGTTCTTCCATAAACACCTCGGAATCACTCCGGGAAAACACCTTCTCTGGTGTTATGTCCGAAAGCAGATACAACTCCAGGTAGCTTGCAATAGCCTGAGAGACATCCTCTACCCCCTGCTTCACTGAAGGAACCTGGAGAAGCGGGTAGTTAAAAATGCTGTAGGTGATCACGTCTGAGATAAACCGGGATACATCCCGTATGAGCTGGATCTTCAATAGCTGATGGGTATTGAATGCCGCAACCAGGGTATTCGTCTCTAGGTACTCGATGGTATGAGAAAATACCGGCCCGTTAAAGCGGAACTGGGATAGAAGTGTTATCAGGGTCTGCTTCACCAACATGAATCCCTGACGCTCAGCACGCGTTAAGGCAATCTCCCCCAGGCCCTGAAGGAGTTCATCGGCCAGTGAATCCAAACTCCCCACTCCGGCTCTGCCGGGGGAGGGTTGGGTATAGTACTGGACGAGCCCCGGCATCTCCTGCCTAACCCCGCTAAGCAGGGGAATGAGCTGTTGTTCCGGAATCCCCTCAAAGTACTGCCTGGTTGTTGAGGGCAGGCTATTCAGAAGGCTTTGAGGATCAAGCCCAGAGGGGTCAGCCTCCCCTAACCTATCAAGTTCTTCCAGGGCGCGTTTCAAGTCTTCAGGGGGAATGCCCTGCTCTAAAATCAGCGTATCGAAGATGTTCTCTGGCAGATCAAGGTTCCCGGAATCAGGGAGGGGTGTCGGTGTACCCAACTCCGCAGTCCCGCCATCAACCTTCCAGGGGTACTCTACCGGCAAATTTCCTTGGAATTCGGTATTCCTTGGGAGCCATGGGCTTGCCGCGTCCAAAGCCTCTTGAAGGGTACGAACCGCTGGGTCATTCCGGAGTACATCATATCTACGGTATAACTCCTCTAGGGATTCATAATCATCCACTTCGATGGTGATGGTATCATTCTGTGCAGACGCTGGTTGGGAATGTATTGGTAAGCAGACGATTACCGACAGCAACAACATAGTCTTCAGTATCCTTTTCATAGGTCCTCCTACACCGTTCCTCCTGGGTAAAAGAGTGGAATCGCCTCTGCCGATGACTGAATACTAGGGATGTTGTGTGTATTGATAGATACAAGATATATGGTGCGTTTTGCACTCTTTTACGTACTTAAAACACTGTTCGTAATCCCCGCCAGTGTAACATGGATAATCCCGGGAACTCCTCCATACCGGAATTAAGGAACAAATCTACGACTCCAGGCTGTTGTACACTATCCTATGAACCGTATCTTTTTATACACAATTCTGGTCCTTCTGGTGGTATCCGGAGCCTCTTTAGGCGCCGAGCCGGTGAAGGCGCTCACGGACACCCTTAATCGGGAAGTACCCCTGCTCATGGAGGAGTACCAGGTACCTGGAGTCGCCATTGCGGTAATAAGCCGGGGGGAGATCAAGAGCATCCTGTACTTTGGCAGCGCTGATCCCCTCTTGAATATGCCCATGAGTGCTGATACTCGGTTTAGAGTGGAGTCTATCTCTAAATCGGTAAGCGCCTGGGGACTCCTCTCTCTGGTTGAACGAAACAAACTCAGTCTGAACACCCCGGTAGAGGCATATCTCCGGGACTGGTCCATACCCGAGAGCCCCTACGACACCGGCAGCATCACTCTCCAGGCCCTCTTATCCAACAGTGCGGGGATGCCCCTGGGCAGCTTTGACAACGAGTACAATCCCCGGATGCCCCGCCCGGATGCGGCCCAGGTCCTTTCCCAGGAAGCGGTCTTGATGCAGCCCCCGGGCAAAGGCTTTTCCTATTCCAACACCGGTTTTAATATCCTGGAGCTGGTCGTAGAATCCCAGACGGGCAAGCCGTTTCCGGATGTTATGGCAGAGTCAATTCTGCACCCCCTGGGTATGGAAGGCGCCAGCTACCGATGGACCCAAGAACTGGACAGCACCCTTGCCCGGGGCCATGATCTGGCGGGCAACCGGGTGGATACCTACGTGTACCCTAACCTCGCCGCAGGCGGACTCTTCGCCGGGGTGGAAGACATCGCCCGGTTCGTACAGGCAGGTATGGCACCGCCCTTTCATGCCGAATTCAGCCCTCTGTCCCCGGAGATGATGTATACATCCCAAAGCCCCTGGGTCCCCATTACCAACCTCTACCGGTTGGTTGCGGATTTCTACGGTTTTGGCGTCTTCGGCGAGATCCTGGCAGATGGCAGCAGGGCAATCTGGCACGGTGGGCAGGGCCACGGGTGGATGACCCATTTCCACAGTATTCCGGAATCGGGGGACGGAATCGTCATTCTCACCAACAGCCAGCGCAGCTGGCCCACCATCTCCCGCATCCTGAATCTCTGGACCGAAACCAGCGGCCATCCACCGGTTAAAATGGGCAGAATTATCCACGGGGCTGGACTTCTAGGGGTGCTCACCTGGGTTCTGGCCATCCTGGCCTGTGTATTGATTGTGGTTGTTTTCCAGGGGATTCTAACGGGCCGGCGCTCCTTCAGACCCTGGACAGGATACAAAGCCGTTTCCCGGAGTCTGGCGGGCTTGGTGGGAGCCGCGATGCTGACCGGATTGGTCTGGGCGGCAAACCAGCCCTACCTGATGAGCACCAGTCTCTTCCCCGGAAGGGCGGAGCAGGCCGGTCTGGCCCTGGGGGCCATGGGCATCGGACTAGTGTGCTGGGCTTTGCTGCCTCCGGTTCATCCTTATACCCGAGAGGGATCCCCGTGAGGCGGGAGAAAAACAGTCTCGGGTTTTCCGATGCCCGAAACCGGTAATATAGCCAAAATTGGTTAGGGTAAAAGTGCCCTATGTTATGGAAACACCTCCGAAAGTTCGTACAATGGAATTATTAGGGGGGTGTCCATGGATAAGGCACGTTTTTTCGAATGGATAGAGCGGCACCGCCGGGTTCTCTACGCTGTATCCATTCCATGCATACTCGGACTCATGGGGCTAGTGTATCTTTTAGTATACTATACTGGGGGAGTACGCTTTGTGTACTCCCATACCATGTACATCCCCATACTGCTGTCGGGGTTTATTTTCTTGATTAAGGGCGGCCTGGCTGCAGGCATCCTGGCCGGGGTGCTTTTGGGTCCCATCATGCCCCTGAATACCCTGACCGGGGAGATGCAGGAGACGATAAACTGGGTCTACCGCCTGGTATTTTTCACCGGGATAGGGCTGTTCAGCGGGGCGGCGGGGGATTCCGCCCGGGCATTCATTCATCACTTCCGGTGGTTATCCCAGCATGATCCGGTTACCTCCCTTCCCAACCGAACCGCCCTCTTTGCCTCCCTAAAACATCGATTGGGTTCCAAACAGTCCTCCGGGGAACCGGGATTGAGCTTATTTCTCCTGGAAATCGAGAATGCCCTGGAGCTTTCGTCCTCCTTCGGCTTCGGAATAACCGACTACGCCCTGCCGGTGGTGGCCCGGAGGATGAAGTCCGGTAAAATCGCCCTAGAGGTGTACCAAACCGGATCGCGCCAGCTGGGCCTGGTAGTGCCGTGCAATCACTCTAACCATCAGAGCCCCCAGGGTGCAGCCGCCGCGATTATGGAGGAGTGCCAGGAGGCTATTCAGTACGGTAGAATTCCGGTGCACCTGGATGTGCGGTTGGGCTCGGTACCCCTGCCCCGGGAAGAAACAGATCCCCGGGTACTTCTCCAGCAGGCTGAAACTGCCCTGGCAGAGGCAGAACAACAAGAAGCAAGCCACCGGGATTATGACGCAGTAATGATTCAGGGGATTTCCGAGTCAGTGGAGCTGCTGGGAGAGCTCAAGCGGGCTGTACTGGAGGGGCAGATTGATATGCACTACCAGCCGAAGGTCGACCTTCGCTCCGGTCGGGTCTACGGGGTTGAGGCCCTCATGCGGTGGAATCACCCTGAAAAGGGAAGCATACCCCCGGGTCGCTTCATTCCCCGGGCTGAACAGAGCACCCTCATCCAGCTGATTACCGACTTCGCCCTGGAACGATCCCTGGCACAGCTGGCCGCCTGGCATAAGACCGGTATGGATCTAACCATGGCAGTCAACATCTCCACCCGGAACCTGCTACAACCGGGGTTTACCGCCATGGTGTTGTCTACCCTGGAACATCTCGGTATTTCCGGGGAATATTTAGAGCTTGAGGTGACCGAGGGTGCCCTGATGATGGATATGGAGCGGACCCTGGAGGAGCTTACCCAGCTTGCCGAGGCCAATTTGGTTATTTCCATTGATGATTTCGGTACCGGATATTCGAGCCTCCAGTATCTGCACCAGATGCCGGTGTCCCTGCTCAAGATTGATCAGTCCTTCATCCGACGGCTGCCGAAAGACAGGAGTGCGGGCCATATCCTGGATGCAGCGGTGAGCCTGGCGCATAACCTGGGCATTAAAACCATCGCCGAGGGAGTCGAAGACCGGCGGGTATTTGATTACCTTCAGACCACCGGCTGCGATATGGCTCAGGGGTTTTTAATTGCCCCGGCCATGGATGCCCCTGGTTTTATCCGGTGGTACCAGAGCTGTCAGGGCGTCTGGAAGCCTGGGGATCCGGCGAATCAACCCCAGACCTGAAATACACCCAGGGATAGACAGCCAAGGGAATGGCCGCCAGGGAGAGCATGGCCCACCCCAAACCCAGGCGGTCCGCAGCTAATCCGAAGAGAGGCGAGATTACCGCCACCAGAAGGGTTTTAAGCTGGCTTTCCCCCGAAAGCCCCGAGGCCATCACCGAGCCTTTGATCTGCTCACTGAGTACCCCGAGGGTTCCTGGGCGGCGCAAATTCTCCACTACGTAGAAGGCTATGAAGAGCACTACCGCCCCGATTTGAACCGAACCCAGCAAAAACAGGCCTATTCCGATTATGGCGAAGACACCGAACAGATAGGTGCCGTTCAGAGCGCGGTGTTTGGCATTAACGGCGGAATGAAACCGTCCCGAACGGGAACTGGCCGCACTGGAAAGCAGGTACAACAGGGAGTACATGATTCCGGTCACAACGGCCACCCTTTCGGTTTCCTGGAAACTCGCTACCAGGGGAAGCGAAAGGGCCAGGGTCTTCAAGATGGGTTGAATATAATCCTTCACAGCCTTGAAGCTGGCGTCGAACACACTGGAATTTATCAGCGTGCGCCGGATGGTACTGCTGGTAAACAGACCCAGAAAGCTGCCCAGGGTACGGGTGACCGCCCGCCACCCCCGGAGCGACTCCCGGTTTTCGCAGTCCTGGTCCTCATCACAGGAGAAGTCCAGGCTCCGCGGATAGGTCAAGATCAAGAGACCTCCCAGGATGTAGGGAATGATCGACCAGAGAAAGACTGAGCGAAAACTACCGGAAAAGAACACCAAGAAGGCGGCGATGAGGCTGGAAAGGGCGGATCCCTTTTGCGACCAGCCCCGGGTATGACCGTAGTATTCCACCCGCTGATCAGCCATACCCTGCTGTTTCAGGTACTCCATGATCATGGCCTTGTGGGTGCCCGAGCGGAAGCTTTCCCCAAGGGCAAAGAGTACCATGGCCCCCAGGTAGAAGCCGAAGCCCGGCAGGAAGTAGAAAACCAGGAAGCTCAGAATGTAGCTCCCGAAGGCCAGGACCATGGATAACCTGCGGCCCCAGCTATCCGCTAAAATGCCCGTGGGTATTTCGGTGAGGTTGGTGGCAATCTCCCGGACCGAGTAGAGGATTCCGATCTGGAAAAAGCTGATGCCCATCTCCCGGAAAAAGAGGATCAAAAAGGGATCGAAAAACTTCAGGTTTTTGAGAAACCCGTAGGCGGAGAATTTTACGTACTGGAGGTCCTTTTTCATGGATTCCGGTGTACCACGGAACCCGCCAGGGAATCCAGCCCCGGGATGAGGCGGTCGCACCACGCGTCAAATTCCGGATCGGGAACCTGGAGTTCGGGATGGGATAATACGTAGTCCAGGGTCTCTCTGACTCCCTGGTCGAAGCGGATCGTGGCAGTGAACCCCGGTACCAGACGCTTGAGTTTGGCATTGTCAAATACCACGGAGTTTGCCTTATCGCCGAGCAGACTGCCGTAAAGATCTCCGGTATCCCAGGCAGCCAGAGAGGAGCTGGCTATGTAATAGGGTTTCAACTCTACTCCCAGAGCCCGGGCGATGGACCGGTAGATCTGATTCCAGGTCAGGGTCTCATCACTGGTAATCTGCACCGCCTCTCCCAGGGCATGGATATTGCCTAACAGCCCGATAAAGCCGGGGGCGAAGTCCCTGGCGTGGGTCATGGTCCACAGGGAGCTGCCGTCGCCGTGAATGATTACGGGTTTTCCTTCCCGCATCCGCTGCACCACCTGCCAACTGCCCTGAGCACCGTGGACTCCCAGGGGCACGGACCGTTGATCGTAGGTGTGGCTGGGGCGCACAATGGTTACCGGAAAGCCTTCCCGGCGGTAGAGCTCCATGAGGTACTCCTCGCAGGCGATTTTGTTCCGGGAGTACTCCCAGTAGGGGTTGGCCAGGGGGGTGCCTTCGGTAATCCGGTAATCCGATAAGGGCTTTTGGTAGGCCGAGGCGGAACTGATAAAAAGAAACTGCTTTGTCCGTCGGGCAAACAATCGGTAGTCACGCTCGAGTTGGCTGGGGACGAAGGCAATAAAATCCGCCACCGCATCAAACTCCAGGCCCTCCAGCTTCCGGGCCATGAGGGCCTCGTCGTTCACATCGCCCTGGATAACGTGAGCCCCTCCGGGCAGTTCGCTGTTCCGGTTTCCCCGGTTTATGAGGTAGAGTTCGTGGCCCTGGGCCAAAAGCTGGCGGGAGATTTCGGTACTAATGGTTCCGGTTCCGCCGATTAGTAGGATTTTCATAGTTTCT
Proteins encoded:
- a CDS encoding NAD-dependent epimerase/dehydratase family protein, which codes for MKILLIGGTGTISTEISRQLLAQGHELYLINRGNRNSELPGGAHVIQGDVNDEALMARKLEGLEFDAVADFIAFVPSQLERDYRLFARRTKQFLFISSASAYQKPLSDYRITEGTPLANPYWEYSRNKIACEEYLMELYRREGFPVTIVRPSHTYDQRSVPLGVHGAQGSWQVVQRMREGKPVIIHGDGSSLWTMTHARDFAPGFIGLLGNIHALGEAVQITSDETLTWNQIYRSIARALGVELKPYYIASSSLAAWDTGDLYGSLLGDKANSVVFDNAKLKRLVPGFTATIRFDQGVRETLDYVLSHPELQVPDPEFDAWCDRLIPGLDSLAGSVVHRNP
- a CDS encoding MFS transporter; translated protein: MKKDLQYVKFSAYGFLKNLKFFDPFLILFFREMGISFFQIGILYSVREIATNLTEIPTGILADSWGRRLSMVLAFGSYILSFLVFYFLPGFGFYLGAMVLFALGESFRSGTHKAMIMEYLKQQGMADQRVEYYGHTRGWSQKGSALSSLIAAFLVFFSGSFRSVFLWSIIPYILGGLLILTYPRSLDFSCDEDQDCENRESLRGWRAVTRTLGSFLGLFTSSTIRRTLINSSVFDASFKAVKDYIQPILKTLALSLPLVASFQETERVAVVTGIMYSLLYLLSSAASSRSGRFHSAVNAKHRALNGTYLFGVFAIIGIGLFLLGSVQIGAVVLFIAFYVVENLRRPGTLGVLSEQIKGSVMASGLSGESQLKTLLVAVISPLFGLAADRLGLGWAMLSLAAIPLAVYPWVYFRSGVDSPDPQASRRPDSSGTTG
- a CDS encoding ferredoxin--NADP reductase, whose product is MSALLNTSPDPTPDSKKSHVPKDGGHGNAHPPWLHTLKVSAIRHEFDDTWSYFLELPPEKNPALTFIPGQFIHLVAPGAPVSKPTVRHMSIASIPEDGHLRIAMSLASGSPYKQAFRSLRPGQYLQVFGITGSFSLASLPEKTPLVFIAGGIGITPIMSLMRHIADKQLNHPWGLIHVANTHLFRSEIDQLFPENPRIYCSRHGIDSALDSPGLPAREAEERPQIGTPPPGQGHRTFEVQSTQYFLCGSGGFLASITRKLLDRGIPPESIRTEDFDH
- a CDS encoding serine hydrolase domain-containing protein; its protein translation is MNRIFLYTILVLLVVSGASLGAEPVKALTDTLNREVPLLMEEYQVPGVAIAVISRGEIKSILYFGSADPLLNMPMSADTRFRVESISKSVSAWGLLSLVERNKLSLNTPVEAYLRDWSIPESPYDTGSITLQALLSNSAGMPLGSFDNEYNPRMPRPDAAQVLSQEAVLMQPPGKGFSYSNTGFNILELVVESQTGKPFPDVMAESILHPLGMEGASYRWTQELDSTLARGHDLAGNRVDTYVYPNLAAGGLFAGVEDIARFVQAGMAPPFHAEFSPLSPEMMYTSQSPWVPITNLYRLVADFYGFGVFGEILADGSRAIWHGGQGHGWMTHFHSIPESGDGIVILTNSQRSWPTISRILNLWTETSGHPPVKMGRIIHGAGLLGVLTWVLAILACVLIVVVFQGILTGRRSFRPWTGYKAVSRSLAGLVGAAMLTGLVWAANQPYLMSTSLFPGRAEQAGLALGAMGIGLVCWALLPPVHPYTREGSP
- a CDS encoding iron chelate uptake ABC transporter family permease subunit; amino-acid sequence: MTTRHARLLEAGLVLLIIAAGGLSLAMGSSVTDGFILVYSRLPRLLALVLSGAGVSLAGLVMQKISRNPFASGETAGTMDFAALGYVLALGVFRAESVMARLSLAFIGAMIGTSIFFLLLRRLGRNSVLHVPLLGIMLGFLVNGLTQILAYRFDLLQGLSSWMFADFSLVIAGRYEFLFLVVPVVAGTWIMGHHLTIAGLGEDMATNLGSNFRLTRNLGLVVVSIMSALVVVIAGRIPFLGLIVPNLILRGVSDNVRAVLPLTALSGAVLLLISDISGRLIIQPYEIPVGLTMGVVGGGVFLVMLSRWRGRQYG
- a CDS encoding putative bifunctional diguanylate cyclase/phosphodiesterase; the encoded protein is MDKARFFEWIERHRRVLYAVSIPCILGLMGLVYLLVYYTGGVRFVYSHTMYIPILLSGFIFLIKGGLAAGILAGVLLGPIMPLNTLTGEMQETINWVYRLVFFTGIGLFSGAAGDSARAFIHHFRWLSQHDPVTSLPNRTALFASLKHRLGSKQSSGEPGLSLFLLEIENALELSSSFGFGITDYALPVVARRMKSGKIALEVYQTGSRQLGLVVPCNHSNHQSPQGAAAAIMEECQEAIQYGRIPVHLDVRLGSVPLPREETDPRVLLQQAETALAEAEQQEASHRDYDAVMIQGISESVELLGELKRAVLEGQIDMHYQPKVDLRSGRVYGVEALMRWNHPEKGSIPPGRFIPRAEQSTLIQLITDFALERSLAQLAAWHKTGMDLTMAVNISTRNLLQPGFTAMVLSTLEHLGISGEYLELEVTEGALMMDMERTLEELTQLAEANLVISIDDFGTGYSSLQYLHQMPVSLLKIDQSFIRRLPKDRSAGHILDAAVSLAHNLGIKTIAEGVEDRRVFDYLQTTGCDMAQGFLIAPAMDAPGFIRWYQSCQGVWKPGDPANQPQT
- a CDS encoding ATP-binding cassette domain-containing protein, translated to MIEVQSIYKSYGALPVLEGISTRFSPGTISTILGSNGAGKSTLLNIMGRLLSLDRGSILLKGQDISQVSAKELARTMAILKQNTQVQARLTVRELVEFGRFPHSQGRITPRDSHAIDHALEFTALEDIQGRLIQELSGGQRQRAFIAMVIAQESPLILLDEPLNSLDLRHGVQILELLQRLRDEQGKTIIMVLHDLNLALHFSDHILALSQGTISFEGHPEDFARNDRLQPVFGLEFDFLPYKRRTLCLHY
- a CDS encoding iron chelate uptake ABC transporter family permease subunit, producing MAEITLAPGKEGKSKLTKGLSRLGSPAVLAGLLLVLVGWFLVDGLDGSTWRYFLQRRLPMVGAIVLASWCSAAATLMLQTAGANPILSPGILGIDAWYILIQSLAVFFFSSDAWIIQSPLLNLAVTLPLMLVYSTILFSRIRSTRGGMQLLLIQGIIMAGFLSSVTNYLQKIIDPNEFSLIQTRLFASVTNIHGPTLLAALPIFILLLAVTAAKHRTLDVLLLGRDQSINLGLSYGRELFVVLSLVSGFTALSTAVIGPLPFLGLVAVTLARRTSRGYTHRELLIRSMLISALVMMAGHLLLTKVMGGVIPLPPMLNVFGGGVFLLLLIRRPMFD